In a single window of the Pseudomonas entomophila genome:
- a CDS encoding TolC family outer membrane protein has product MRASLFTALPFALAATFAQAQTLPEAMQKALEVHPEIQAGVNARVAADYQLRAAKGGYLPRVDVTAGYGREGTDSPSTGNRWETLNRGESAIRLRQMVFDGFATSSEVGRQQATVNARAYSLLGTSERTALTVAQVYLDVLARREMVRLAEDNLRNHDRILDQIKLRTSRGVGRMADLDQAEARQAQARNNLITEQTNLADANTNYLSVVGQMPDELSTPAPFVDLLPATLDEARHQLIEDSPILRSAESDIAAAEKQYEAAKSTFYPRFDAELGRTADNNLDGAVGHNNEWQAMLRMNFNLYAGGSNKADLESKSYLANQALDIRNNALRQLNEELGLAWNALDNANAQVPIAQQYVDHSQRVRSAYQQQFGLGERTLLDLLDSENETFTAQRRLVEVKNTQMFTQYRIKATIGQLLKSQGVVAPMASVVQNDLKPKVNLPGMN; this is encoded by the coding sequence ATGCGTGCGTCACTGTTCACCGCTCTTCCATTCGCGCTTGCCGCCACCTTCGCTCAAGCACAGACCCTGCCCGAAGCCATGCAAAAGGCTCTCGAGGTGCACCCGGAAATCCAGGCCGGCGTGAATGCCCGCGTGGCTGCGGACTATCAACTGCGTGCCGCCAAGGGCGGCTATTTGCCGCGGGTCGATGTGACCGCCGGTTACGGTCGCGAGGGCACCGACAGCCCCAGCACCGGTAACCGCTGGGAAACCCTCAACCGCGGTGAGTCGGCCATCCGCCTGCGGCAGATGGTCTTCGATGGCTTCGCCACCTCCAGCGAAGTCGGCCGCCAGCAAGCCACCGTCAACGCCCGCGCCTATTCCCTGCTGGGTACTTCCGAACGCACCGCGCTGACCGTGGCCCAGGTCTACCTGGACGTGCTGGCTCGCCGCGAAATGGTGCGCCTGGCCGAAGACAACCTGCGCAACCACGACCGAATTCTCGATCAGATCAAGCTGCGCACCAGCCGCGGTGTGGGCCGCATGGCCGACCTCGACCAGGCCGAAGCGCGCCAGGCCCAGGCCCGCAACAACCTGATCACCGAGCAGACCAACCTGGCCGACGCCAATACCAACTACCTGAGCGTCGTCGGGCAAATGCCGGACGAGTTAAGCACGCCAGCGCCATTTGTCGACCTGTTGCCGGCCACCCTCGACGAAGCCCGCCACCAACTGATCGAAGATAGCCCGATCCTGCGCTCGGCCGAGTCCGATATCGCCGCCGCCGAAAAGCAATATGAAGCCGCGAAGTCTACGTTCTATCCACGCTTCGATGCCGAACTCGGACGAACGGCCGACAACAACCTCGACGGCGCGGTCGGCCACAACAACGAATGGCAGGCGATGCTGCGCATGAACTTCAACCTGTACGCCGGTGGCAGCAACAAGGCGGACCTGGAGTCGAAGTCGTACCTGGCCAACCAGGCCCTGGACATTCGCAACAACGCCTTGCGCCAGCTCAATGAGGAGTTAGGCTTGGCATGGAATGCTCTGGACAACGCCAACGCCCAGGTGCCGATCGCCCAGCAGTATGTCGATCACAGCCAGCGCGTGCGCAGCGCCTACCAGCAGCAGTTCGGCCTGGGCGAGCGCACCCTGCTCGATTTGCTCGACAGCGAGAATGAAACCTTCACCGCCCAGCGCCGTCTGGTAGAGGTGAAGAACACACAAATGTTTACTCAGTACCGAATCAAGGCGACCATTGGTCAACTGCTCAAGAGCCAGGGTGTCGTAGCCCCCATGGCATCCGTTGTGCAGAACGACCTGAAACCCAAGGTGAACCTGCCAGGCATGAACTGA